A window from Zingiber officinale cultivar Zhangliang chromosome 7A, Zo_v1.1, whole genome shotgun sequence encodes these proteins:
- the LOC122002027 gene encoding nucleobase-ascorbate transporter 2-like → MAEVKPEEMIAHPPMDQLQGFEYCIDSNPNWGEAIALGFQHYILSLGTAVMIPTLLVPLMGGSDGDKVRVVQTLLFVSGINTLIQTLFGTRLPTVLGGSYAFVIPAISIIHDSSLSRISDDHERFLQTMRAIQGASIVSSCIQIILGYSQLWGICSRFFSPLGMVPVVSLVGFGLFDRGFPVVGRCVEIGIPTLILFVASSQYLKHIYVRRLPILERFSLLITITIVWVYAHLLTVSGAYKHHPERTQLNCRTDRANLISSAPWIKVPYPLQWGAPTFDAGHSFGMMTAVLVSMIESTGAYKAAARLASATPPPAYVLSRGIGWQGVGILVDGLFGTLTGSTVSVENVGLLGLTRVGSRRVIQISAGFMMFFSIMGKFGALFASIPFTIFAAVYCVLFGIVAAVGLSLLQFTNMNSMRNLFITGVSIFLGLSVPQYFFRYTSSAQRGPAHTKAEWFNDYINTIFSSPPTVALIVAVFVDNTLDFQGTAADRGMGWWDRFRKFKGDSRNEEFYTLPFNLNHFFPPS, encoded by the exons ATGGCGGAGGTGAAACCGGAGGAGATGATCGCTCACCCGCCCATGGATCAGCTCCAGGGTTTCGAGTACTGCATCGACTCCAATCCAAATTGGG GCGAGGCGATTGCATTGGGGTTTCAGCATTACATACTCTCTCTGGGCACCGCGGTGATGATTCCAACCCTACTCGTGCCATTGATGGGCGGGAGCGAT GGCGACAAGGTTAGGGTGGTTCAGACATTGCTATTCGTGTCGGGAATAAACACGTTGATCCAAACCTTATTCGGGACTCGCCTTCCGACCGTTCTTGGAGGCTCTTATGCGTTTGTGATTCCAGCTATATCCATAATTCACGATTCTTCCCTGAGTCGGATATCCGATGACCATGAA AGGTTCCTGCAAACAATGAGAGCTATACAAGGAGCTTCGATCGTCTCGTCGTGTATTCAGATTATTCTGGGTTACAGCCAGTTGTGGGGCATTTGCTCTAG ATTTTTCAGCCCTCTGGGAATGGTTCCAGTGGTTTCGCTGGTAGGATTTGGTTTGTTCGACAGAGGATTCCCAGTG GTTGGGAGATGTGTGGAGATTGGCATTCCAACTCTCATCCTTTTCGTCGCATCTTCTCAG TATCTGAAGCATATATATGTTCGACGGCTTCCCATACTAGAGAGATTCTCTCTTCTAATAACGATCACCATCGTGTGGGTTTACGCGCATTTGCTTACGGTTAGCGGTGCATACAAACACCATCCCGAGCGCACCCAACTCAATTGCCGCACAGATCGCGCCAACTTAATCTCCTCTGCTCCCTG GATAAAGGTTCCTTATCCATTGCAATGGGGCGCCCCAACCTTCGATGCCGGCCATTCGTTTGGGATGATGACTGCTGTTCTTGTATCCATGATTGAG TCTACGGGAGCTTACAAAGCCGCAGCACGGCTTGCTAGTGCAACGCCGCCTCCAGCTTATGTTCTAAGTCGAGGCATCGGATGGCAG GGAGTAGGAATACTCGTTGACGGGCTATTTGGCACTCTAACTGGCTCAACCGTCTCCGT TGAGAATGTGGGGCTTCTCGGATTGACGAGAGTTGGGAGTCGCAGGGTCATTCAAATCTCAGCTGGTTTCATGATGTTCTTCTCGATCATGG GAAAATTTGGAGCTTTATTTGCCTCCATTCCTTTCACCATTTTTGCCGCTGTTTACTGTGTTCTCTTTGGGATTGTTG CTGCTGTGGGTCTCTCCTTGTTGCAGTTCACCAACATGAATTCGATGCGGAACCTCTTCATCACCGGCGTATCCATCTTTCTCGGCCTATCTGTTCCTCAGTACTTCTTCCGCTACACTTCGAGTGCTCAACGTGGTCCTGCTCACACCAAGGCCGAATGG TTCAATGACTACATCAACACGATCTTCTCCTCTCCACCTACGGTGGCATTGATAGTCGCCGTCTTCGTTGACAACACCCTTGATTTCCAGGGCACCGCTGCCGACCGAGGCATGGGGTGGTGGGACCGGTTCAGAAAATTCAAAGGCGATAGCCGGAATGAGGAGTTTTACACTCTTCCTTTCAACCTCAATCACTTCTTTCCTCCCTCGTGA